Proteins from one Bactrocera neohumeralis isolate Rockhampton chromosome 3, APGP_CSIRO_Bneo_wtdbg2-racon-allhic-juicebox.fasta_v2, whole genome shotgun sequence genomic window:
- the LOC126753106 gene encoding uncharacterized protein LOC126753106 isoform X1, producing the protein MEAKFLASVISFLSIFLAIYADLADFDYETAIYYGDSNVNIGEPFSITCIVPLAEPIFWLKDGEPITRHNLRHGRDEHSYTLSESAIEGEKHKIEAHLSVRHALKVHEGQYKCNNLHTSYHMLHVRSANEAPTHPQTYTPFVVTAGGVGGGGDGDGGHLSTLSAYETIHDLTPSSADDIFTRIWEPHMEVDVSPAMPLPTQTTTTTTHRRQHHHHHQQQQQQQQQQRPQPKTTKLDEQHKLIYINATNFDGNPSLTLPDSSSEGASIGSELDTGLINLEYITPPKKYGEITTAPSRGYGGSGGGVGGGGGANAKYPPMPNFPPPRTTMLSTTVAPVAQFFTPPHHHLEHHGHGITASNSNNMYNNPLTTHGYQLVETQSTFPLQTAAPNYQQPTQMFTPQQIGSSGVQTLTPMDVYQQQQQQQHQQQRNQLQTYPPHQFINQQQQQRHPISGVTAVTAGGVMSLPTALSPQPTRMAQVPIRKDTEFLVPNYDNAEHQLKVYEIRSPLVLSCNITKAGDYVLKWEKNGTDVAKVKELAGRYRIIAAERKFIIDRTDIADDGLYSCVADDQKKEINVVARVVVRVPSNTGVVEGEKLSIVCTSVGTDPQLSWMIGNLTISNSTGRYMLKPDDNQVKNAILSVENISLDDRGEYKCIGHNDANEYAGYADASDASFVRVKGKLAALWPFLGICAEVLILCAIILIYEKRRNKSELEESDTDPQDQKKKRRNYD; encoded by the exons ATTTGGCAGATTTTGACTATGAGACAGCGATTTATTATGGCGATTCAAATGTGAATATTGGCGAGCCATTCTCAATCACATGCATAGTCCCCTTGGCCGAACCCATATTTTGGCTAAAAGATGGCGAGCCAATAACGCGACACAATCTACGCCACGGACGCGATGAGCACTCCTACACGCTGTCGGAGAGTGCCATTGAGG GTGAGAAACACAAAATCGAGGCGCATCTTTCCGTGCGTCACGCGCTTAAGGTGCACGAGGGTCAGTATAAGTGCAACAATTTGCACACAAGCTACCATATGTTGCACGTACGCAGCGCCAATGAAGCGCCAACACACCCACAAACATATACACCATTTGTGGTAACAGCGGGTGGCGTCGGCGGCGGCGGTGACGGTGACGGTGGCCATCTTTCAACGCTCTCGGCATACGAAACGATACACGATCTGACACCCAGTTCGGCTGATGATATTTTCACACGCATATGGGAGCCGCATATGGAGGTGGACGTTTCGCCGGCTATGCCACTGCCAACACAaactaccacaacaacaacacaccgGCGACAACATCATCACCAtcatcaacagcaacagcagcagcagcaacaacaaaggccCCAACCTAAAACAACGAAACTGGATGAGCAACACaaattgatttatataaacGCCACAAACTTCGATGGTAATCCATCCTTAACGCTGCCGGATAGCAGCAGCGAAGGCGCCAGCATTGGCAGTGAACTGGACACAGGCCTTATCAATCTGGAGTATATAACGCCGCCAAAAAAATATGGCGAAATAACAACGGCGCCTAGTCGCGGTTACGGTGGTAGTGGTGGCGGTgtcggtggtggtggcggtgctAACGCCAAATATCCACCGATGCCGAACTTCCCACCACCACGCACAACAATGCTGTCCACAACAGTAGCGCCAGTCGCGCAATTTTTCACACCTCCACATCATCATTTGGAGCACCACGGTCACGGGATCACTGCCAGCAATAGCAATAACATGTATAACAATCCTTTAACAACACACGGCTATCAATTGGTTGAAACACAATCCACATTTCCGCTGCAAACAGCTGCGCCAAATTATCAGCAACCGACACAAATGTTTACGCCACAACAAATTGGCAGTAGTGGTGTGCAAACGTTGACACCAATGGATGTTtaccagcaacaacagcaacagcaacatcaacagcagCGCAATCAACTGCAAACCTATCCACCGCATCAGTTTATaaatcagcagcagcagcaacgacACCCTATATCTGGTGTGACCGCGGTTACGGCGGGCGGCGTCATGTCGCTCCCCACAGCTTTGTCGCCACAACCCACTCGCATGGCACAAGTGCCAATCCGCAAGG ATACTGAATTTTTGGTGCCAAACTACGATAATGCAGAACATCAGTTAAAAGTATATGAAATCAGATCACCTCTAGTACTTAGCTGTAACATAACCAAAGCTGGTGATTATGTGCTGAAATG GGAAAAGAACGGTACGGATGTTGCGAAAGTCAAAGAGCTTGCAGGTCGTTATAGAATTATTGCGGCCGAAAGAAAGTTCATTATTGACCGAACAGATATTGCCGATGATGGTCTCTACAGTTGTGTAGCCGATGATCAGAAGAAAGAAATTAATGTAGTTG CTCGCGTTGTTGTACGAGTGCCTTCGAATACCGGTGTTGTAGAGGGTGAGAAATTGTCAATTGTCTGTACATCTGTTGGTACAGACCCACAATTGTCCTGGATGATTG GCAATTTGACAATCTCAAACAGCACAGGTCGTTATATGTTGAAACCCGATGATAATCAAGTGAAAAACGCAATTTTGTCTGTTGAAAACATCAGCCTGGATGATAGAGGCGAATATAAATGCATTGGACACAACGACGCCAATGAGTATGCCGGCTACGCTGATGCTAGTGATGCATCATTTGTTCGTGTTAAGG GCAAACTCGCCGCCTTGTGGCCTTTCCTGGGTATCTGCGCCGAAGTTCTGATCCTCTGTGCGATCATTCTCATCTACGAAAAGCGACGCAACAAGAGTGAATTGGAAGAAAGCGACACAGATCCACAAGATCA GAAGAAGAAAAGGAGAAATTATGATTAG
- the LOC126753106 gene encoding uncharacterized protein LOC126753106 isoform X2, with the protein MEAKFLASVISFLSIFLAIYADLADFDYETAIYYGDSNVNIGEPFSITCIVPLAEPIFWLKDGEPITRHNLRHGRDEHSYTLSESAIEGEKHKIEAHLSVRHALKVHEGQYKCNNLHTSYHMLHVRSANEAPTHPQTYTPFVVTAGGVGGGGDGDGGHLSTLSAYETIHDLTPSSADDIFTRIWEPHMEVDVSPAMPLPTQTTTTTTHRRQHHHHHQQQQQQQQQQRPQPKTTKLDEQHKLIYINATNFDGNPSLTLPDSSSEGASIGSELDTGLINLEYITPPKKYGEITTAPSRGYGGSGGGVGGGGGANAKYPPMPNFPPPRTTMLSTTVAPVAQFFTPPHHHLEHHGHGITASNSNNMYNNPLTTHGYQLVETQSTFPLQTAAPNYQQPTQMFTPQQIGSSGVQTLTPMDVYQQQQQQQHQQQRNQLQTYPPHQFINQQQQQRHPISGVTAVTAGGVMSLPTALSPQPTRMAQVPIRKDTEFLVPNYDNAEHQLKVYEIRSPLVLSCNITKAGDYVLKWEKNGTDVAKVKELAGRYRIIAAERKFIIDRTDIADDGLYSCVADDQKKEINVVARVVVRVPSNTGVVEGEKLSIVCTSVGTDPQLSWMIGNLTISNSTGRYMLKPDDNQVKNAILSVENISLDDRGEYKCIGHNDANEYAGYADASDASFVRVKGKLAALWPFLGICAEVLILCAIILIYEKRRNKSELEESDTDPQDH; encoded by the exons ATTTGGCAGATTTTGACTATGAGACAGCGATTTATTATGGCGATTCAAATGTGAATATTGGCGAGCCATTCTCAATCACATGCATAGTCCCCTTGGCCGAACCCATATTTTGGCTAAAAGATGGCGAGCCAATAACGCGACACAATCTACGCCACGGACGCGATGAGCACTCCTACACGCTGTCGGAGAGTGCCATTGAGG GTGAGAAACACAAAATCGAGGCGCATCTTTCCGTGCGTCACGCGCTTAAGGTGCACGAGGGTCAGTATAAGTGCAACAATTTGCACACAAGCTACCATATGTTGCACGTACGCAGCGCCAATGAAGCGCCAACACACCCACAAACATATACACCATTTGTGGTAACAGCGGGTGGCGTCGGCGGCGGCGGTGACGGTGACGGTGGCCATCTTTCAACGCTCTCGGCATACGAAACGATACACGATCTGACACCCAGTTCGGCTGATGATATTTTCACACGCATATGGGAGCCGCATATGGAGGTGGACGTTTCGCCGGCTATGCCACTGCCAACACAaactaccacaacaacaacacaccgGCGACAACATCATCACCAtcatcaacagcaacagcagcagcagcaacaacaaaggccCCAACCTAAAACAACGAAACTGGATGAGCAACACaaattgatttatataaacGCCACAAACTTCGATGGTAATCCATCCTTAACGCTGCCGGATAGCAGCAGCGAAGGCGCCAGCATTGGCAGTGAACTGGACACAGGCCTTATCAATCTGGAGTATATAACGCCGCCAAAAAAATATGGCGAAATAACAACGGCGCCTAGTCGCGGTTACGGTGGTAGTGGTGGCGGTgtcggtggtggtggcggtgctAACGCCAAATATCCACCGATGCCGAACTTCCCACCACCACGCACAACAATGCTGTCCACAACAGTAGCGCCAGTCGCGCAATTTTTCACACCTCCACATCATCATTTGGAGCACCACGGTCACGGGATCACTGCCAGCAATAGCAATAACATGTATAACAATCCTTTAACAACACACGGCTATCAATTGGTTGAAACACAATCCACATTTCCGCTGCAAACAGCTGCGCCAAATTATCAGCAACCGACACAAATGTTTACGCCACAACAAATTGGCAGTAGTGGTGTGCAAACGTTGACACCAATGGATGTTtaccagcaacaacagcaacagcaacatcaacagcagCGCAATCAACTGCAAACCTATCCACCGCATCAGTTTATaaatcagcagcagcagcaacgacACCCTATATCTGGTGTGACCGCGGTTACGGCGGGCGGCGTCATGTCGCTCCCCACAGCTTTGTCGCCACAACCCACTCGCATGGCACAAGTGCCAATCCGCAAGG ATACTGAATTTTTGGTGCCAAACTACGATAATGCAGAACATCAGTTAAAAGTATATGAAATCAGATCACCTCTAGTACTTAGCTGTAACATAACCAAAGCTGGTGATTATGTGCTGAAATG GGAAAAGAACGGTACGGATGTTGCGAAAGTCAAAGAGCTTGCAGGTCGTTATAGAATTATTGCGGCCGAAAGAAAGTTCATTATTGACCGAACAGATATTGCCGATGATGGTCTCTACAGTTGTGTAGCCGATGATCAGAAGAAAGAAATTAATGTAGTTG CTCGCGTTGTTGTACGAGTGCCTTCGAATACCGGTGTTGTAGAGGGTGAGAAATTGTCAATTGTCTGTACATCTGTTGGTACAGACCCACAATTGTCCTGGATGATTG GCAATTTGACAATCTCAAACAGCACAGGTCGTTATATGTTGAAACCCGATGATAATCAAGTGAAAAACGCAATTTTGTCTGTTGAAAACATCAGCCTGGATGATAGAGGCGAATATAAATGCATTGGACACAACGACGCCAATGAGTATGCCGGCTACGCTGATGCTAGTGATGCATCATTTGTTCGTGTTAAGG GCAAACTCGCCGCCTTGTGGCCTTTCCTGGGTATCTGCGCCGAAGTTCTGATCCTCTGTGCGATCATTCTCATCTACGAAAAGCGACGCAACAAGAGTGAATTGGAAGAAAGCGACACAGATCCACAAGATCA TTGA
- the LOC126753110 gene encoding uncharacterized protein LOC126753110, giving the protein MANQNGQLILQALQTLEEPATVMKIVTHIADTAGVHPNDVKESVQETLNGGVRYGYIQRANRKYYAAPVDLDTIAGGEGSDPEVETNKDDIKETGEMEDRGGRRRRRRASRSRSRSRRGSRRRRRR; this is encoded by the exons ATGGCCAATCAAAATGGGCAATTAATTTTGCAAGCGTTGCAAACGCTGGAGGAGCCCGCAACGGTTATGAAAATCGTAACACATATCGCCGACACAGCTGGC GTTCATCCCAATGACGTCAAAGAATCGGTGCAAGAGACGTTAAATGGAGGCGTACGTTATGGCTACATACAACGCGCCAATCGTAAATATTATGCGGCACCTGTTGACTTGGACACTATTGCCGGAGGGGAGGGCAGTGATCCGGAAGTGGAAACTAACAAGGATGATATAAAGGAAACTGGCGAAATGGAGGATCGTGGCGGTAGGCGGCGCAGAAGACGGGCAAGTCGTAGTCGCAGTCGGAGCCGACGCGGCTCCCGACGTCGACGTCGTCGTTAA